In Kogia breviceps isolate mKogBre1 chromosome 19, mKogBre1 haplotype 1, whole genome shotgun sequence, a single genomic region encodes these proteins:
- the TMEM132E gene encoding transmembrane protein 132E — protein sequence MAPGMPGRGGAALLCLSALLAHASGRSHPASPSPPGPQASPVLPISYRLSHTRLAFFLREARRTPPTVTNGSLQRSEPFVVFQTKELPVLNVSLGPFSTSQVVARELLQPSSTLDIPERLTVSWKVRAFIVHPRVPASQPVAQVLFYVAGRDWDDFGVTERLPCVRLHAFRDAREVKSSCRLSGGLATCLVRAELPLAWFGPPAQAAPPTARRKSPDGLEPEATGESQQAELYYTLHAPDASGGCGGARRGAGPGGGARAESPTQHPLLRIGSISLFRPPPRRTLQEHRLDSNLMIRLPDRPLKPGEVLSILLYLAPNSSSPSGPSVEHFTLRVKAKKGVTLLGTKSRSGQWHVTSELLTGAKHSTATVDVSWAQGTPLPLWEDRGPLEILQLDFEMENFTSQSVKRRIMWHIDYRGHGALPDLERAVTELTVIQRDVQAILPLAMDTEIINTAILTGRTVAIPVKVIAIEVTGLVLDVSALVECESDNEDIIKVSSSCDYVFVSGKESRGSMNARVTFRYDVLNAPLEMTVWVPKLPLHIELSDARLSQVKGWRVPILPDRRSARESEDEDEDEEEQRRQSASRGCTLQYQHATLQVFTQFHTTSSEGTDQVVTMLGPDWLVEVTDLVSDFMRVGDPRVARMVDSNTLAGLEPGTTPFKVVSPLTESVLGETLLTVTEEKVSITQLQAQVVASLALSLRPSPGSSHTIVATTAAQQTLSFLKQEALLSLWLSYSDGTTAPLSLYSPRDYGLLVSSLDERVATVTQDRAFPLVVAEAEGAGELLRAELTIAESCQKTKRKSVLATTPVGLRVHFGREEGDPYDYPGPSQPGPGGGEDEAQGAGPPGTARSPPEAVGPGTASPAVPPTEDFLPLPTGFLQMPRGLTDLEIGMYALLGVFCLAILVFLINCIVFVLRYRHKRIPPEGQTSMDHSHHWVFLGNGQPLRGQGELSPPASNPLEAVPACCHGDHHSSGSSQSSVQSQVHGRGDGSSGGSARDQAEDPASSPTSKRKRVKFTTFTALPSEGLAYDSVPAGEEDEEDEEDLGWGCPEAAGTARPTPPPDLHKYMRRVKEMA from the exons CCTCTGGCCGCTCCCACCCGGCCAGCCCCAGCCCTCCGGGGCCGCAGGCCAGCCCGGTGCTGCCGATCAGCTACCGCCTGTCCCACACGCGGCTGGCCTTCTTCCTGCGGGAGGCGCGGCGCACGCCTCCCACGGTCACCAACGGCTCCCTGCAGCGCTCCGAGCCCTTCGTGGTGTTCCAGACCAAGGAGCTGCCCGTCCTCAATGTCTCCCTGGGACCCTTCAGCACCAGCCAGGTGGTGGCCCGGGAGCTCCTGCAGCCGTCCAGCACCCTGGACATCCCCGAGCGCCTGACGGTCAGCTGGAAGGTGCGAGCCTTCATCGTCCACCCCCGCGTGCCTGCCTCGCAGCCCGTGGCCCAGGTGCTGTTCTACGTGGCCGGCCGGGACTGGGATGACTTTGGCGTCACCGAGAGGCTGCCCTGCGTCCGCCTGCACGCCTTCCGGGATGCCCGGGAGGTCAAGAGCTCCTGCCGCCTCAGCGGGGGTCTGGCCACCTGTCTCGTGCGGGCCGAGCTGCCCCTGGCTTGGTTCgggcccccagcccaggccgcACCACCCACTGCCCGACGCAAGTCTCCAGATGGGCTGGAGCCCGAGGCCACAGGGGAGAGTCAGCAAGCCGAGCTCTACTACACTCTCCATGCCCCGGATGCATCGGGAGGCTGTGGAGGAGCACGGCGGGGTGCCGGGcccgggggcggggcccgggccgAGAGCCCGACCCAGCACCCCCTGCTGCGCATCGGGAGCATCAGCCTGTTCCGCCCGCCCCCCAGAAGGACCCTGCAGGAGCACAGGCTGGACAGCAACCTGATGATCCGCCTGCCTGACCGGCCCCTCAAGCCTGGGGAAGTGCTCAGCATCCTCCTCTACCTGGCCCCcaactcctcctctccctccggTCCCAGCGTGGAGCACTTCACTCTCAG GGTGAAGGCCAAGAAGGGCGTGACCCTTCTAGGAACTAAATCACGGAGTGGCCAGTGGCACGTGACCTCGGAGCTGCTGACTGGGGCAAAGCATTCAACAGCCACCGTGGATGTGTCCTGGGCCCAGGGCACACCGCTGCCCCTCTG GGAGGACCGGGGGCCCCTGGAGATCCTGCAGCTGGACTTTGAGATGGAGAACTTCACCAGCCAGTCAGTCAAGCGGAGGATCATGTGGCACATCGACTACCGCGGCCACGGTGCCCTGCCTGACCTGGAGCGGGCTGTCACCGAGCTGACGGTCATCCAGCGGGATGTGCAGGCCATCCTGCCCCTGGCCATG GACACAGAGATCATCAACACAGCCATCCTGACTGGCCGGACAGTGGCCATCCCTGTCAAGGTCATTGCCATCGAGGTGACCGGCCTTGTCCTAGATGTCTCTGCCCTGGTGGAATGCGAATCTGACAATGAGGACATCATCAAG gtaTCCAGCAGCTGTGACTACGTGTTTGTTAGCGGAAAGGAGTCTCGCGGTTCCATGAACGCCAGGGTCACCTTCCGCTACGACGTCCTCAATGCCCCCCTGGAAATGACAGTTTGGGTGCCCAAGCTGCCCCTGCACATTGAGCTCTCAGATGCCCGCCTCAGCCAAGTGAAGGGCTGGAGGGTACCTATCCTTCCTGACCGGAG ATCAGCCCGGGAGAGCGAGGACGAGGACGAGGACGAGGAGGAGCAGCGACGGCAGAGCGCGAGCCGTGGCTGCACCCTGCAGTACCAGCACGCCACCCTGCAGGTTTTCACCCAGTTCCACACGACGTCGTCGGAGGGCACCGACCAGGTGGTCACCATGCTGGGCCCAGACTGGCTGGTGGAGGTCACCGACCTGGTCAGCGACTTCATGCGGGTGGGTGACCCCCGAGTGGCACGCATGGTAGACAGCAACACACTGGCCGGGCTGGAGCCAGGCACCACCCCGTTCAAG GTGGTTTCCCCCCTGACGGAGTCCGTGCTCGGGGAGACACTGCTGACAGTGACAGAGGAGAAGGTCAGCATCACACAGCTGCAGGCCCAGGTGGTGGCCAGCCTCGCCCTCTCCCTGCGGCCCAGCCCCGGGAGCAGCCACACCATCGTGGCCACCACGGCGGCCCAGCAGACCCTCAGCTTCCTCAAGCAG gaagccctcctgagcCTCTGGCTCTCCTACAGCGACGGTACCACGGCCCCACTCTCCCTCTACAGCCCCCGGGACTATGGGCTGCTGGTGAGCAGTCTGGACGAGCGCGTGGCCACAGTGACCCAGGACCGGGCCTTCCCACTGGTGGTGGCCGAGGCTGAGGGGGCCGGGGAGCTGCTCCGCGCGGAGCTCACCATCGCCGAGAGCTGCCAGAAAACCAAGCGCAAGAGTGTGCTGGCCACGACCCCTGTAGGCCTGCGGGTGCACTTTGGGCGGGAAGAGGGGGACCCCTACGACTACCCCGGCCCCAGCCAGCCAGGGCCCGGCGGGGGCGAGGACGAGGCCCAGGGAGCTGGCCCGCCGGGCACTGCCAGATCCCCACCCGAGGCCGTGGGCCCGGGCACCGCCAGCCCGGCCGTGCCACCCACAGAAGATTTCCTGCCACTGCCCACCGGCTTCCTGCAGATGCCGAGGGGGCTGACGGACCTGGAGATAGGCATGTACGCGCTGCTGGGCGTCTTCTGCCTCGCCATCCTGGTCTTCCTCATCAACTGCATTGTCTTTGTGCTGCGCTACCGGCACAAGCGCATCCCGCCCGAGGGCCAGACCAGCAtggaccactctcaccactgggTGTTCCTGGGCAATGGGCAGCCACTGCGGGGGCAGGGGGAGCTGTCGCCACCCGCCAGCAACCCGCTGGAGGCCGTGCCCGCCTGCTGCCACGGCGACCACCACAGCAGCGGCAGCTCGCAGAGCAGCGTCCAGAGCCAGGTGCACGGGCGGGGTGACGGCTCCTCGGGCGGCTCGGCCCGGGACCAGGCCGAAGACCCCGccagctctcccacctccaaGCGCAAGCGGGTCAAGTTCACCACCTTCACGGCGCTGCCCTCGGAGGGGCTGGCCTACGACTCGGTGCCTGCCGgcgaggaggacgaggaggacgaAGAGGACCTGGGATGGGGCTGCCCAGAGGCGGCGGGCACCGcgcggcccaccccaccccctgacctGCACAAGTACATGCGCAGAGTCAAAGAGATGGCATAG